Genomic segment of Oncorhynchus tshawytscha isolate Ot180627B linkage group LG28, Otsh_v2.0, whole genome shotgun sequence:
tgatgtaagaagggctttataaatacatttgatttgatataaatatgTAATGTGAATCCAGAAAGACAGACAACCTTCGAAGGTGGATAGAAAAGGTCCATGGTGGTTTTGTGCAGAGCCACTCTGGCTGTGTTTTACAGCCCAAACTGATTTGATTTGTCAAAAGCGAACTAGCTAACTTGCTTAGTCaagcctagctaacattacgttcCTCTTCTTGTGCAGTTGTGGCGTTTAggtctggaaatgattgatttctaggatggagaagctgtctgaAGTTAAGTATGAGGATTCCAGTAGGGTATTTatgtagcacacaggaggacattttgtTTTCTCTGTTGAGATTATTAGGTGTGCTTGCTGAAGGCAAAGCACGACTCTCGATATCTTACACAGTCATTTTGATATTTGATTTCTGTAGCCCGCTCTAGAGCTTAAACGATTTTTAAGCTATTAAAAAAACAACTTCCAAATGTCCAGACTGCACCAACTCGGATTGTTTTGTTTTGATGTTTTAACtaacatttatattttttcaaTTATAACAATATTTAAATGAGCCCCCAATGCATTTCACTGGCAAATTCTTTTTTTTTGACCATCTACTTGAATGCTATTTTTTTTTGGACCTAGCTCCTCCTACACCATTTTAAGCTATCAACACCAAACCAATGTTGCAATGTTCAGACTGGCAAAGGATATTTGATACTATGTATAATTTTTGAATTATAACCATTTAAAACCATATAAATAATAATAGTTTCTATCCTAGATGCTCCTTGATAAATTAAACTACAACTTTCAGGTGATCCTAACttttaaattctctctctctctccaaaaaaaaaaaaaacgtttttaaaacTATAAACAATTAAATTAGCATAAAATAAATCATCAACACTTTAACTGTTCAGTCTAGAAACACAAAAAACAACTTTCACAAGTTCAGGCTATCCTAACTTTTCAATTCTTAAACACTTATCAACGATAACTATATACATCATTACAACCTCAGTCTTAGCtggatttaaaaaatgtgaaagcagaaacattttttattttttattttagcacatgtattaaaaatgtaaaaaccggaatccttatttacacaagtattcaatATAACCTGTATATGTTTCTAGATTAGCATAAAATAACCCACCAACAGTAACCCTTGAACCGTTCAAGctagagacaccaaaccaactttTACATCTTCAGGCTAGCCTAACTACAACTCTTAAAAAATGTTTATAAACAGTGATAATTAGCATACATTTGCATGAAACTTCATGGATTTCTAGTttcctttttaaaattatattctaACCAAATGTAAAAGGTTCCTGTTTTGATAAATGTaatagtgggttaggtctgctctctATTAGCTAATAGCAGACCTAGTTTcctccctgtttcacacctggtagttctctgtaacctagagggcaaccagtgtgtctggtagtgtggtggatgggactaccagcactctgtaacctagagggcaaccagtgggtccatctcctctataccacccacctggtagtgtggtggatgggactaccagctctctgtaacctagaggacaaccagtgggtccatctcctctataccacccacctggtagtgtggtggatgggactaccagctctctgtaacctagagggcaaccagtgggtccatctcctctataccatgtctCTTGTAGGATGAGAATGTCTGTATTTTTATTtggtgaagtctgggttcctgctcctTAGGCCAAAGCCagatgaactctctctctctctgtctctgtctctgtccaagggctttattggtatgggaaatatgtttacatttccaaagtgaaatagataataaacaaaagttaaataaacaatataaatgaacagtaaacattactcacacatttcaaatgtcattatgtctatatacagtgttgtaaagatgtacaaaagggaaaataaatataggttgtatttacaatggtgtttgttcttcactggttgaccttttttcttgtggcaacaggtcacaaatcttgctgctgtgatgataCACTGGTATGTAACCCAGTTGATTTGAGAGTTTATCagaattggatttgttttcaaattctttgtgggaaATATgcgtctctaatatggtcatacagtttggcaggaggttaggaagtgcagctcagtttcctcctcattttgtgggcagtgggcacatagcctgtctctctaccaccACATCTTTCCATGCATGACACCTGTCTGTAGCCACTGGATATTCCGTGTGTGTTCTGAGTATTTATAGACTTGCTGCTTTGAACTCTCAGACGCTTGTTAACTTGTCCGTGAAAGCAACAGTCTCTCCTAGTGATTTAATGGGCTAGTGACACACCCACAACAACCAGAGTCATTggtctggggggggggggcagtgccCCTGTGACAACAATTTTGGACCCCCTTGTGGCCCACCTAAATGTGGAGTATGAAATAATTTTTACATAACTAATTTTTGCTATCGTTCTTTTTTTACATCCGTTATTAGACAGTGGCAACGATGATGATTATGAACATGGCCTTTTGCCTGCTGATGCCTCCAATGCAGTGAAGAAAACGATATGACAACAATAACGTCTAtgtaactggcccctctaacagtacaactggccccctTGACCCACCACAGTTGAAATGGTCTTGAACTGGCCCCAGCTTGTTCAATCCAGACCCAGCCTGCCCTGTCTGTGTGAAATGTGTTAGCTAGCCTGCCCTGTCTGTGTGAAGTCGTTGTGTGGTGTTAGCTGTAGCCTGCCCTGTCTGTGTGAAGTCGTTGTGTGGTGTTAGCTGTAGCCTGCCCTGTCTGTGTGAAGTCGTTGTGTGGTGTTAGCTGTAGCCTGCCCTGTCTGTGTGAAGTCGTTGTGGTGTTAGCTGTAGCCTGCCCTGTCTGTGTGAAGTCGTTGTGTGGTGTTAGCTGTAGCCTGCCCTGTCTGTGTGAAGTCGTTGTGGTGTTAGCTGTAGCCTGCCCTGTCTGTGTGAAGTCGTTGTGTGGTGTTAGCTGTAGCCTGCCCTGTCTGTGTGAAGTCGTTGTGTGGTGTTAGCTGTAGCCTGCCCTGTCTGTGTGAAGTCGTTGTGTGGTGTTAGCTGTAGCCTGCCCTGTCTGTGTGAAGTCGTTGTGGTGTTAGCTGTAGCCTGCCCTGTCTGTGTGAAGTCGTTGTGGTGTTAGCTGTAGCCTGCCCTGTCTGTGTGAAGTCGTTGTGGTGTTAGCTGTAAGTCTCCAACTTCCAGTCTActcactccagacctccagacccaGCCAGATGTTAGTAGGGTGGGGCAGCAATTTCACAGTTCTACATGACTACTGCCCTGTCTGTGTGAAGTCGTTGTGGTGTTAGCTGTAGGGcaaggttacacacacacgctctgtcTGCACACACGCTCtgtctacaaatcaaatcaaatcaaaatttatttgtcacatacacatggttagcagatgttaatgcgagtgtagcgaaatgcttgtgcttctagttccgacaatgcagtaataaccaacaagtaatctagctaacaattccaaaactactaccttatagacacaagtgtaaagggataaagaatatgtacataaagatatatgaatgagtgatggtacagagcagcataggcaagatacagtagatggtatcgagtaaagtatatacatatgagatgagtatgtaaacaaagtggcatagttaaagtggctagtgatgcatgtattacataaagatgcagtagatgatatagagtacagtatatatgtatacatatgagataaataatgtagggtatgtaaacatattaagtagcattgtttaaagtggctagtgatatattttacatcaattcccatgattaaagtggctggagttgagtcagtgtcagtgtcagtgtgttggcagcagccactcaatgttagtggtggctgtttaacagtctgatggccttgagatagaagctgtttttcagtctctcagtcccagctttgatgcacctgtactgacctcgccttctggacgatagcggggtgaacaggcagtggctcgggtggttgttgtccttgatgatctttatggccttcctgtgacatcgggtggtgtaggtgtcctggagggcaggtagtttgcccccggtgatgcgttgtgcagacctcactaccctctggagagccttacggttgtgggcggagcagttgccgtaccaggcggtgatacagcccgacaggatgctcttgattgtgcatctgtagaagtttgtgagtgtttttggtgacaagccgaatttcttcagcctcctgaggttgaagaggcgctgctgcgccgccttcacgatgctgtctgtgtgagtggaccaattcagtttgtctgtgatgtgtatgccgaggaatttaaaacttactaccctctccactactgttccatcgatgtggataggggggtgttccctctgctgtttcctgaagtccacaatcatctccttagttttgttgacgttgagtgtgaggttattttcctgacaccacactccgagggccctcacctcctccctgtaggccgtctagtcgttgttggtaatcaagcctaccactgttgtgtcgtccgcaaacttgatgattgagttggaggcgtgcgtggccacgcagtcgtgggtgaacagggagtacaggagagggctcagaacccacccttgtggggccccagtgttgaggatcagcggggtggagatgttgttacctaccctcaccacctggggttggcccgtcaggaagtccagtacccagttgcacagggcggggtcgaaacccagggtctcgagcttgatgatgagttttgagggtactatggcgttaaatgctgagctgtagtcgatgaacagcattctcacataggtattcctcttgtccagatgggttagggcagtgtgcagtgtggttgagattgcatcgtctgtggacctatttgggcggtaagcaaattggagtgggtctagggtgtcagctagggtggaggtgatatggtccatgactagtctctcaaagcacttcatgatgacggaagtgagtgctacgggcggtagtcgtttagctcaagttaccttagctttcttgggaacaggaacaatggtgaccagccagctggtctgcgcatgctcggagggcgcggctggggataccgtctgggcctgcagccttgcgagggttaacacgtttaaatgttttactcacctcggctgcagtgaaggagagtctgcatgatttggttgcgggctgtgtcagttgcactgtattgtcctcaaagcgggcaaaaagtttttagtctgcctgggagcaaggcatcctggtccgtgacagggctggttttctttttttgtAATCCGCCACATACCTCTTGATTGACTGATTCTACTTTGACCCTGCCACTTGTTTATCGCGgaaggaatagctacactgtttgtattctatcatgtttccggtcaccttgccctgattaaaagcagtggttcgcgctttcagttttacgcgaatgctgccatcaatccactgtttctggtttgggaatgttttaatcgttgctgagtgtggaatcagattggtaggaccagcgttgaacagaccttgGCGTGGGATCTTCTTGTGTTAGCttttgtctgtaggcagggagcaacataatggagtcgtggtcagcttttctgaaaggagggcggggcagggccttatatgcatcgcggaagttagaatagcaatgacccaaggttttaccagccctggttgcgcaatcgatatgctgataaaatttaaggagtcttgttttcagattagccttgttaaaatccccagctacaatgaatgcagcctccggatatatggattccagtttgcaaagagtcaaataaagttcgttcagagccatcgatgtgtctgcttgggggggaatatatacggctgtgattataatcgaagagaattctcttggtagataatgcggtcgacatttgattgtgaggaattctaaatcaggtgaacagagtTCTGTCTGCACACACGCTCTGTCTGCACACACGCTCTGTCTGCACACACGCTCTGTCTGCACACACGCTCTGTCTGCACACACGCTCTGTCTGCACACACGCTCTGTCTGCACACAcgctctgtctgctctgtctgcacACACGCTCTGTCTGCACACACGCTCTGTCTGCACACACGCTCGCTCTGTCTGCCCACACGCTCTGTCTGCCCACACGCTCTGTCTGCCCACACGCTCTGTCTGCCCACAGGCTCTGTCTGCCCACAGGCTCTGTCTGCCCACAGGCTCTGTCTGCACACAGGCTCTGTCTGCACACAGGCTCTGTCTGCACACACGTTCTCCTCCAACCGACTACtttctacagtcgtggccaaaagtttttaTAATGACTCAAATAtttatttccacaaagtttgctgcttcagtgtctttagacatttttgtcagatgttactatggaatactgaagtataattacaagcattttcataagtgtcaaaggcttttattgacaattacatgaagttgatgcgaagagtcaatatttgcagtgttgacccttctttttcaagacctctgcaatccgccctggcatgctgtcaattaacttctgggccacatgatGGCAGCCCAgtttcctggatggttgggagaagttgctctcggaggatgtgttggtacaattctttattcatggctgtgttaggcaaaattgtgagtgagcccactcccttggctgagaagcaaccccacacatgaatggtctcaggatgctttacttttggcatgacacaggactgatgttagcgctcaccttgtcttctccggacaagcttgtttccggatgccccaatcaatcggaaaggggattcatcagataaaatgactttactccagtcctcagcagtccaatcccgaTACCTTtatcagaatatcagtctgtccctgatgtttttcctggagagaagtcgcttctttgctgcccttcttgacaccaggccatcatCCAAAAgtcagatgcactcacacctgcctgctgccattcctgagcaagctctgtactggtggtgccccgatcccacagttgaatcaactttaggagacggtcctggcgcttgctggactttcctgggcgccctgaagccttcttcacaacaattgaatgGCTCTACTCAACTTTTTGCCATGACTGTTGTATTCACTTTCTCCTCCGACCGACCTCCAACGGACTACTTTCTAGTATACACGTTCTCTTTCAAGCTCCACTCTCAATTTCTCTTCCAGATTGCTGTTCTTTTCAACACGTCGCTACAGAATTAGACAGCTTCTCTGAGTACTTTGGTCTGTTTAGCTGGGTCAGTAACGGCCTGTTTAGCTGGGTCAGTAATAGTAACTGTTGATCACACTGAGAGTTTACTGTATTTTACAGTTGGAGAATCATCAACTGTTATCTTCCTCATCTTTCCTCCCGAATACCTTCAAGGTTACTGGACATACAAGCGTTCATATTACCACTGATTTGCAGTGATATGCATTTTGAGAGGCAAACACTTCCATAGTTCCATTTCAGTAGCCTGTCTAACTAGTCAAAGCAGAAATAGGGCTTTAGTCGTGAAACATTGAGACTGTATTTCCATGACGAAGGAGAGTATCGGAGAGAATAATCTTTCCTCTGCACTGGCTCCATATGTGTTTACTGGACAAGCAGTCCACCCCAGAAGGAGTCATAACAAACACTTATATGGTTGCTATGAAAGTCTGCGCGTGCCATCAATCATATCTGTAGACAGCACTGTGTTCAAAGGGAATTTCACCCTGGGGAAAATTTGGGCTTGTTTTCATAATGTCCGAGGCATTTCTAGGACAGTGAGATGTGTTTCACACACAATTGCCCAGGAGGAATGCAGGTCTGAGTGATGGCTTTTGGAAGGCAGGTCAGGGGGGTGATGGCGGCTTTTGGAAGGCAGGTCAGGGGGTGATGGCGGCTTTTGGAAGGCAGGTCAGGGGGTGATGGCGGCTTTTGGAAGGCAGGTCAGGGGGTGATGGCGGCTTTTGGAAGGCAGGTCAGGGGGTGATGGCGGCTTTTGGAAGGCAGGTCAGGGGGGTGATGGCGGCTTTTGGAAGGCAGGTCAGGGGGTGATGGCGGCTTTTGGAAGGCAGGTCAGGGGGGTGATGGCGGCTTTTGGAAGGCAGGTCAGGGGGTGATGGCGGCTTTTGGAAGGCAGGTCAGGGGGTGATGGCGGCTTTTGGAAGGCAGGTCAGGGGGTGATGGCGGTTTTTGGAAGGCAGGTCAGGGGGTGATGGCGGCTTTTGGAATTGAGCCAGGGCTTTTTCAGGGGGTGATGGCGGCTTTTGGAAGGCAGGTCAGGGGGTGATGGCGGCTTTTGGAAGGCAGGTCAGGGGGGGGTGATATTTTGGAAGGCAGGTCAATGATGGCGGCTTTTGGAAGGCAGGTCAGGGGGTGATGGCGGCTTTTGGAAGGCAGGTCAGGGGGTGATGGCGGCTTTTGGAAGGCAGGTCAGGGGGGGTGATGGCGGCTTTTGGAAGGCAGGTCAGGGGGGTGATGGCGGCTTTTGGAAGGCAGGTCAGGGGGTGATGGCGGCTTTTGGAAGGCAGGTCAGGGGGTGATGGCGGCTTTTGGAAGGCAGGTCAGGGGGTGATGGCGGCTTTTGGAAGGCAGGTCAGGGGGTGATGGCGGCTTTTGGAAGGCAGGTCAGGGGGGGTGATGGCGGCTTTTGGAAGGCAGGTCTCATAATGCATGTATTCCTGCTTTGTGGCATTTCCCAAAGGCTCTATGggatactgatcacactatacgTTTTTAGATGTGGTTGTCCTTGTTCAATTGAGCCATtggacttacagtggggcaaaaaagtatttataaatatatatatttatataaacagacaatgaaagctttttctctgacagacagacagactacaactGGGTGGTGCTTTATGTTCTGGCCCCGTCGCTCCCCAAGGTGGTTTATCTACTGAAACCCGTATTGTGTATTGCTGGCTAACAGATATTTTTATGTTTGCTAACTTAGGTAggttacattagctagctagctagctagctagctagttctggggctctgttcacaaacacaaatggacccaacagagccccaggcaagcaacacaattagacccaaccaaattatgagaaggCAAAAAGAGAACTATttgacttttttggggggggggttgattcTTTTCAGAGAAAattggaatgctatttggccctaaacagagagtacacagtagcaGCATACCTGCCCACTGcaactgacccaaacttaaggaaagctttgactatgtaaagactcagtgagcatagccttgctattgagagaggtcaCCATAAGCagactgtcttctcttgagagcccgGACTGTGTGCCCAATGTCCACAaaacgaggtggaaactgagctgcacttcctaacctcctgccaaatgtatgaccatattagagacttATTTCCCACAgattacagacacacaaagaattagaaaacaaatcaaacattgataaactctcatatctgtTAGGTGAAGTGACATCACAGCAgcgagatttgtgacctgttgccatgagaaaagggcagcCAGTGAAGATCAAACATTGTAAATACCACCAATATTTATCTTCTCTTTCAAactacaactatttgcacattgctgAAACACTGTACATAGTTGATAATATAAGACTTGAGATGTCtctttaaaattaaaaaaaaaaaaaactgagtgCGTTTTACTGTTCATGTTTGTTTATGTTGCAAAAATTTGTTTCTTCTCACttttgtttgagagagagagagagagagagagatctctctgTCTATGaaaacaacatactgtatcttgTCAGTAGTTTATTGTATTGACTTTGTTGTTTGGTGTGTGTTGCAGGAGCTGTGTCAGTGTCGTCCATCCGATGGGAACTGTTCATGTTGTAAAGAGTGTATGCTCTGTCTGGGGACACTGTGGGAGGAATGCTGTGACTGTGTTGGTAAGTCACATCTCAAACAGTACAATATGTGTGTTTATTCATGAAACACAACAATACCTCAGCTCAGTCAAAACCAATACGGTGGTTACCAGCCTCCTCAATTAGACAGGAATGTCTGTGGAGTTACTTAAATGACTGAGTGCACTTGGCAAGTTGTTTTCTGCACAGGTTGGTTTAAAAGTGGACTCGTTATTGGACTCTGAAAATTAAGGGAGCTATActgaattataaactgggtggttggagccctgaatgctgattggctgacagccgtggtatatcagaccgtattgcattttattttttactgctctaattacgttgtaaactctccctcgttctctctcaggGATGTGTAACCCTAAGAACTACAGTGATACTCCAGCCAcctccaagagcacagtggaggAACTCCATCGACCAATCCCCTCGCTGTTCCGAGCCCTCACGGAGGGCGACGCCCCTATCAACATGATGGTGGTGTCCTTTCCCGTTGCCGAGGAACTATCTCACCATGAGAACCTGGTCTCCTTCCTAGAGACTCTTGATAACCAGCACCAGAACATATCGCTCCCCGCCAGTAGCATCCACGGCAGCTACGACACTCAAGGTTGCGAAACCATAGAACTAGAATGATTTGACTGTGGAACCATGTTAGTAGAATGATTTGACTGTGGAACCATAGAACTAGAATGATTTGACTGTggaaccatagaattagaatgatctGACTGTGGAACCATATTAATAGAATGAATAGACTGTGCAACCATATTAATAGAATTAATAGACTGGAACCATAGGAACCATTATTAATAGAATGGACTGTGCAACCATATTAATAGAATTAATAGACTGTGGAACCATATTAATAGAATGAATAGACTGTGGAACCATATTAATAGAATGAATAGACTGTGGAACCATATTAATAGAATGAATAGACTGGAACCATAGGAACCATTATTAATAGAATGAATAGACTGTGCAACCATATTAATAGAATTAATAGACTGTGGAACCATATTAATAGAATGAATAGACTGTGGAACCATATTAATAGAATGAATAGACTGTGGAACCATATTAATAGAATGAATAGACTGTGGAACCATATTAATAGAATGAATAGACTGTGGAACCATATTAATAGAATGAATAGACTGTGGAACCATATTAATAGAATGAATAGACTGTggaaccatagaattagaatgatctGACTGTGGAACCATATTAATAGAATGAATAGACTGTGCAACCATATTAATAGAATTAATAGACTGTGGAACCATATTAATAGAATTAATAGACTGTGGAACCATATTAATAGAATGAATAGACTGTGGAACCATATTAATAGAATGAATAGACTGGAACCATTATTAATAGAATGAATAGACTGTggaaccatagaattagaatgatctGACTGTGGAACCATATTAATAGAATGAATAGACTGTggaaccatagaattagaatgatctGACTGTGGAACCATATTAATAGAATGAATAGACTGTGCAACCATATTAATAGAATTAATAGACTGTGGAACCATATTAATAGAATTAATAGACTGTGGAACCATATTAATAGAATGAATAGACTGTGGAACCATATTAATAGAATGAATAGACTGGAACCATAGGAACCATTATTAATAGAATGAATAGACTGTGCAACCATATTAATAGAATTAATAGACTGTGGAACCATATTAATAGAATGAATAGACTGTGGAACCATATTAATAGAATGAATAGACTGTGGAACCATATTAATAGAATGAATAGACTGTGGAACCATATTAATAGAATGAATAGACTGTGGAACCATATTAATAGAATGAATAGACTGTGGAACCATATTAATAGAATGAATAGACTGGAACCATAGGAACCATTATTAATAGAATGAATAGACTGTGCAACCATATTAATAGAATTAATAGACTGTGGAACCATATTAATAGAATGAATAGACTGTGGAACCATATTAATAGAATGAATAGACTGTGGAACCATATTAATAGAATGAATAGACTGTGGAACCATATTAATAGAATTAATAGACTGTGGAACCATATTAATAGAATGAATAGACTGTGGAACCATATTAATAGAATGAATAGACTGTGGAACCATATTAATAGAATGAATAGACTGTGGAACCATATTAATAGAATGAATAGACTGTGGAACCATATTAATAGCATAGTATGATCGATTCCATTTCTATGAATGGAACACCGTCGTCATTACAGAGACAGTTGGGCTTCCTTGCAGTGAACACTGTTTAGATGGTGGTGTAAAACACGGAGTGGTTATTTACACTAcattctagaagaaaaagaaacgcacacctatataggtgaggtgctggctagcggagtggacAACtggaaaataaaggagagccgcacgcTCTAGGAGCACAGATGGAAAAATGTAatatccaacgtttcgacagacaagctgtcttcatcagggtatatcGAAATGTTGGATATTGTATTTTtacatctgagctcctagagtctcctcccgttcctcctttctctctcactcctcccgttcctcctcttctctctctctcctcccgttcctcctcttctctttctctctcgctcctcccgttcctcctcttctctctctctcctcccgttcctcctcttctctctctctctcctccc
This window contains:
- the LOC112237438 gene encoding twisted gastrulation protein homolog 1-A; amino-acid sequence: MRPGQLCVLVPASTTLLFLLVLSGPSQTSACNKALCASDVSKCLIQELCQCRPSDGNCSCCKECMLCLGTLWEECCDCVGMCNPKNYSDTPATSKSTVEELHRPIPSLFRALTEGDAPINMMVVSFPVAEELSHHENLVSFLETLDNQHQNISLPASSIHGSYDTQDNMCTVVYFDDCVSIRQCKLYCESMGGSKYRWFHNACCQCIGPECLDYGSKAVKCMNCLF